The genome window GCCTTCCTGCTGGACGGATGTACTACGTACGGCATCGGCCCCTCTAATATATTCTTAGAAAACAAAGAGCTATCCCAGCTAAAAGGCCGCCATATCCTAGATATGGAAAAGTACTCCGGCGGCTGGTCGCATATCGAGATAGGTATGCTTTCAAACAAATTTTATATGCAATACGAGCCTCGCGAAGTGCTATCGGTTAATAGATCGTGCAACTTCTGGGGTTGTAGCGTAACAGGCGTCAACTATAGCACCTACGGTTTCGTATACTTTACCACCGATAAGGACGGCTATATCACGGACTACACCGAGGACGGCGACGCGATAAGGAGCGTCAAGCATAAATTTAAAGACCTGCTAGTACTGGAGAACTAAGATGAAAAAGACGGTAATAACATTATGCGCATTTGCGATCACTGCGGCGTTTGGATTGTCCAACGAGGATTACGATAAATTTATAGCGCTAGACGATAGCGGAAAATATAAAGAAGCACTGGCCTTTATCAAACCCAGAGCCGATGGCGGCGACGCCAGAGCGGTCGCGCTTGTTGGCTACCTATACGAGGTAAGGATGTCTAATATCGGCGAAGGCGTAAAATGGTATAAAAAAGCCATGGGGCTAAATGATTCGCTCGCCCACTCTAATATGGCGCGGATCTACTACCGCATGACGGATTATAAGCTAGCCGCGCAGACCTTTGAAAAGGCAAGCAAACTAGGCGACACTGGCGCGGACGCAATGCTGGGAAATATGTATCTAAACGGGATACATTTTAAAAAAGACTATAAAAAAGCGCTCGTCTACATCCAAAAAGCCGTTGCTGACGACGACCCTCACGCTCTAACCGATCTAGCTATATGCTACGAGAACAGCTACGGCGTCGCAAGGGACATGGATAAAGCCATAGAGTTCTATAAACGCGGAGCGGCGGGCGGTAACGAATACGCCAAAAGAGCGCTAGAGAGATTGCAGTAGCAGACTGCGACAAGTTCTCGAGTTTTGGCGATACCGACCGTGCGAGCTTATCGGTCTTGGCGGCGGTGACTCGGGTACTGGTTGGCGGAGGCAGCTTGGGCTAGCTCCCAAGCTCGCTCGGTTTAAATTTTAGTTTTCGGTAAACCGCCGGATATCGGTCGGTTTATCCGTTTAGCTTTCGCCTCGCAAAATAACTCAAATTTGGGCAAATTTAAACCCCGAGCCGAGTTAAATTTAATACATAAAAAGCCCCGCGTCCTTTGCCTCTCCGACCTTATCAGTTTTCACCCAAGCCGCGATATAGATGAAAAACGAAGCCACGAGCAAAAAGAAACCAAATACCGCCAAAACACCGCTCGCCCACAGCAACTCTCCCGCAAAAAACGTGCAAACGTAGACGCGAAAAAGTCCGTTTCTAGTTAGCCTTGCTAGCTCGAAAAAGACCTTCCCCCACACGAACGCGACGTAGCCCAGCAGTAGTAGCGCGATGACGGCCACTAGCTTAGCTAGCGGATGAGCCGCGTCCGCCATATACGATGCCAGCGTCGCCGTGACGTGAGCGACGAACATCACGATCATCGCCTTGCCGTAGTTTACGTGCAGATCATCGCTGTGAGCGAGCCTGGCGACTCCGCCTAGCGCCGCATAGGTTAGCAGCGCGGCCGCTATGACGGCGAGATTGTCCGCGATCTGTAGCGCTAGCCCCGAGTAACTTGCGATAAAGTACGCATAGATCTTGATCGCGGCCGGCACGATACCGGATGCGATGCCTAGCGTCCTAGCTCGGTCAAACGCCGCGCTCTCTTTTAGCGCAGCCTTCGTCTCCTCGCTTCTGGTATCCTTTACCGCGCGCTTTTCACCCTCGTCTACGACTACAAAAACGTCCCGCGCAAACGCCCCATCGGGCCGAAACGCCACTCGCTCGCCGCCGCTAGGTCGCCCCAAGCGCACGTCCTCAAAGCTAAATTTATAGTATTTCCCGTCGTCGCCGACTGTCGTCGTTTCGTTTATAGCTACGCCCTTCACCAACTCTCCTTTTTCGTTTTACCGCCATACTCGATGATTTCCGACTCGCCCGCTTGTTTGGGTTTTTAGTGTGCGGGTTATGCCGCCCGTCAAATTTGACGCCAAAGTCCCTAATCCAGCCAAATTTTACGGTTTAGCCGTAGCTCCTCGACGATACGCAAAAAGCCGCCGATCTCGTCTTTGTAAAATCTATTCGCCCCCTTGCCCACGAGCGGACGGCGCAGATCGGGCTCGAAATTATCGCGTCCCGTGCGGATCGCCATGCAGATCTTATCCCCGGTCAGCACGATGTTTATAGGGCGGTGAAATCTCGTTTTTAGCAGCTTTAGATTTTCCATCAGGCTAGGCGTGAGCGCGTATCTAGCCTCGATCTGATCGGTCGTATAGACGCGAAATAGCCGCTCAAACTCCGCGTCGTCCATCCTCGCGCGCTTGCCGCCGTAGTCCCTAAAATCATCCATCCCGCTACAAATTTGCGTGACGCCCTTTAAGCGTTTAGGAAAATCGGCGACGAACAAAATCCCCGCAAAAAGCACTCTATGCGTCTTGTTTCCGCGTAGATCCTCTTTGATACTTATCGCCTCTACGTCGCTAAATTTGACCCGCACGCCCTCTATCTGCCCGAAAATCAGGTCGTTGCCCGAGTATTTGTCGATGTCAAAATCATAAATCATATAAAGATAATCGCTCTCTACGTATTCGCCCGGATAATACGCGAGACCGCACTCCTCCACGATACTTCTCACGACTTTTCGCTTAAATTTAAAGGTAAAACTATCGGTAAAAATACTCTTGAAAAAATAGTACATCGCAGTCCCGCAGACCACAAACGCACCCGCGCTAAGAGCGGCGTTTTGCGCGGCTAGATATAGCAGCCAAGCCACCGCCGTAGCGACAAAAAAGCAGGTGAGCTTTAGTCTAAAAAGCGAGCGTAAAACTTTTTGCCGCTCAAGCTCTAGCAAGACCAGATCGTCCATTTTCGCTCCTGTTTTTAATCTAACGCCTTTTGCAAATTTGGCTATTTTACGAGCTTTCGTCTTTAAATTTGCGTTTTAAACCGTTTAAATTTTAGCTCGCCGTTTGCGGGCGACGACGCTTCAAATTCGGATCAAATTTGCCGCCTAAATTTACCGCCCGCGCCGCTTTTACTTTTAAATTTAACGAGCCGACAAAGTCCGCTTGTGTTTTTGGAGCGCAGTTAAAGCGCTCAAATTTAACTTCAAATTTGACGAAGCGAGCGCAAATTTAGCGGTTAAAAAGCTCGTGCACGTCGTGCGGATCGTCTTGACCCTTAGGCACCTCGAAAAACGCCGCCTTATGAAACCTCGCCCAGCTAGCGACGATATTTGAAGGAAACATCTCCACGGCGTTGTTATAGTCGGTCACGGCGGCGTTGTAGGCGCGGCGCGCGGCGGAGATCTGCTCCTCGATCTCGTTTAGCGTCTTTTGCAAGTGCATGACGTTTTCGTTGGCTTTAAGCTCTGGGTAGTTCTCGACGACGACGTTGAGCTTTGAGATAAGGTTTGACAGCTCGCCGTTTAGCGCAAATCTCTGCTCGTCCCCCGCGGCCTTTTGGATGCCGCTTCTAAGCGCGGAGATGTTTTCTAACAGCTCGCGCTCGTGCGTGATGTACTGCTTGACGGTGGCGACGAGGTTTGGGATGAGGTCAAAGCGCCTTTTTAGCTGCGTATCGACGCCAGATCTGATGTTTGAGACTTGGTTGCGCTTGCCCACTAGCGAGTTGTAGACCGAGATGACGATGAGCGCGAGAACGGCGATGATGCCTAGGACGATGTACATTTTTGCTCCTTTTTTGGGTGTGATTATAGCCAAACGGGGCTAAAATTCGTAAATTTGGGCTTGATTTTCGGCTTTTGGGCTGCCGCTATTGTTGGTGTTTTGGTTGTTTGGCGCCGCGGTAAAATCAATTGTTTATTTTGATTCAAAAGCCTTTAAATTTAAGCATAAAAATGAAGCAAATTTAGCCTATTTCGCGCGAGATGTTTTAAGAAAGCTACAAAACTCATCGTAAACGCTATAGACTGACTAGTCCGCATAAATATCGTGCTAAGGCTTAGATTTTCGCACTTCGTAGTTTGTTTGGGGCGAGCTGCTCAGGGAGCTATTTTTGAGGATATATTTTTCTTGCCGTTAGGGTTAAAGAGTCTAAATTTACGCGCTCATAGCTCCTTGTCGCGCTCTATTTTCTATGATTTCTTGCATAAATTTTAGATATTTTACGGCACCTGCGAGCAAATTTTCTAAGCCGCCGTGTGAGATATTTTTTATATTAAGTGTGACTGTTGCGCCGTTTATATCATAAATATAAATTAGCCAAACGTATTTGTCGCGCGCAAAAATCATCGCAAATTTTACGCGCGCAGCGTCCGTTTTGCTCAGCTTTATTTGGGGCGCAGTTCATCTTGGAGTTAGCCGTAAATTTTCTTTAAATTCGCAAGATTTGCGCTCAAATTTAAAAGCAGCATATCGGCTGTTACTAGTCTAGCCATCGCAGTAGCTACGACGCTGCCGCGCACGCCGATGCAAGGATCGTGTCGTCCGCGCAGCTCGCAGAGGGTATCCTCTCCGCGCACGTTTTGCGTCGCCTGAGATAAAAATATCGACGGAGTCGGCTTAAAATGCGTCTTTATCACGACCTCTTGTCCGCTCGTCATGCCGCCCAGCGTTCCGCCCGCGTGATTTGAGGCAAAGCCGAATTTCTTGTCCGAATTTGAGCTGCGGCAAGCCTCGCCGTCCGTCTCGTTTTTGCATTCGTTAAATTTGCCGCCGTTTAAATTTACTCGCCCGCCCGCATACGTCGCACCCATCGAGTCATTATTTTGGCTGCCGCGCATCTTGCTCGCATTCACGCCTTCGCCGATCTCTACGGCTTTGACGCCGTTTATGCCCATCATCGCAGCTGTGATTGCCGCGTCAAATTTATAGTATAGCCCCTCGCCAAGCCCGGCCGGCGCGCCGCGGATAACCGTGACGACGCTAGCTCCGACGCTGTCGTGCTCATGCTTGGCTTTTAGGATTTCCTCTTTCATCGCCTCTTCGTTACCCAGCGAAAATATTTCCGAGCGCGCCGCGAGACCAAAGTCTAACCGCTCGCCGCACGAAATTTCGCCCACGCTAGCCACGCCGCTTTGCACGCTGATGCCAAACTCGCTCAGTAAAATTTGAGCTAGCGCGCCGCCCGCCACGCGCACGGCCGTCTCTCTAGCCGAGCTGCGTCCGCCGCCTCTGTGGTCGCGGATGCCGAATTTTCGGTAGTAGGCGTAGTCGGCGTGACCTGGACGAAAGAGCTCGCGTAAATTTTCGTAATCGCCCGATTTTTGGTTTTCGTTTCGGATGATAAAACCGATCGGAGTGCCCGAGCTTAGCCCATCAAATACGCCGCTTAAAATCTCCACGCGGTCGCCTTCGCTCCTAGCCGTGGCAAATTTCGAGCCGCCCGGTTTTCGTTTGTCAAGCTCGCTTTGGATAAAATTTAAATCGATACGCACGCCCGCAGGAAAGCCGTCTAGCACGCCGCCGATAGCCGCTGCGTGGCTCTCGCCGAACGTCGTTAGCGTTAGTTTGCGTCCGAAGGTGTTCACTTACCCTCTCCTAAAATCTCAAGCGCGGTTTTGGCGGCTTTTTGCTCGGCTTCTTTTTTGCTCTTGCCCGCGGCTCGCGAGATCTCTCGCTCGTTTAGCATCAGCGCGATCTCAAATTCCTTCTTGTGATCGGGGCCTTTTGAGCCCACCAGCACGTATTTTGGTATCTCGGCGAAGCGCGCTTGGGTGAGCTCTTGCAGTGCGGTTTTGTAGTCCTTGACCATGCGGTCGAAATTTATATCCGGGTAGCATCTCTCAAAGGCTTTTAGGCTAGCCGCGCGCACGGCGTCAAAGCCGCTTTCTAGGTAGATCGCGCCCATCAGCGCCTCAAAGGCGTCCGAGAGTATCGAAGCTTTTAGCCGTCCGCCGTTGTGCTCTTCAGCCGGCGAGATGTTGATGAGTTGACCCAAATTTAGATATTTAGCCAGCTCGGCGAAGCTTTTTTCATTTACGAGCGCGGCTCTTAGTTTGCTTAGATCACCCTCGCTTAGGCGCGAAAATTTGTGAAAAAGATAATCTCCGATCACCAGATCCATCACCGCATCGCCCAAAAACTCGAGCCTTTCGTTGTTTGCGCCGCCTTTTACGCTTTTGTGCGTGAGCGCGGTTTTTAGCAGCTTTTCGTCTTTGAATTTATATCCTAATTTCTCTTCCAAATTTCGCATTATTCGCCTTTTAAGCTATTTTTTATCTTGACGGCTTTCTCGCGTGCCATCTCGTCGCAAAGCTCGTTTTGCTGGTGCCCGGCGTGGCCTTTGACCCAGATCGCCTCGACCTCGTGCGGCTCGCTTGCGACTAGATACTCCTGCCACAGCGGGACATTTTTTACGTTTTTAAAGTTTTTTTTGACCCAGCCCTCTAGCCACGCATTTACGGCGTTTGCGACGTATGAGCTATCGGTGTAGAGCTTCACGCGACACGGCTGCTTTAGCGCTTTTAGCCCTTCGATCGCGGCGCGTAGTTCCATTTGATTATTCGTCGTGTGCGCCTGCCCGCCGCTTGCCGTTTTTTTGTGCTCGCCGTACTCTAGGATGTACGCCCAGCCGCCGGGGCCCGGGTTATCCAGACACGAGCCGTCGCTAAAAAGGCATACTGTTTTCATCAGATTTTTCCGTGATGTGAGGCAGAATTTGCACGCTGCCTAGCTCGCTACACATCGGACAGCGGTAAAAATGCATCGGAAAGGCGTTTTTACAGCTCTTGCAAACGTAGTTAAAGCTAAGCGCGGCCTTGTCGTAGTTTGCCGCTTTTAGTTTCTTTAAAACCTCTAGCTCAAAACCGAGCGGCGTGCCGTCCTCGTCGCTCATGCCTTTGATGAAAAACAGGCTCTTATACTCGGGGTCGGCTAAATTTACGGGCGTGTTTTGATAGTAAACTA of Campylobacter showae contains these proteins:
- a CDS encoding tetratricopeptide repeat protein, producing MKKTVITLCAFAITAAFGLSNEDYDKFIALDDSGKYKEALAFIKPRADGGDARAVALVGYLYEVRMSNIGEGVKWYKKAMGLNDSLAHSNMARIYYRMTDYKLAAQTFEKASKLGDTGADAMLGNMYLNGIHFKKDYKKALVYIQKAVADDDPHALTDLAICYENSYGVARDMDKAIEFYKRGAAGGNEYAKRALERLQ
- a CDS encoding DUF3137 domain-containing protein → MDDLVLLELERQKVLRSLFRLKLTCFFVATAVAWLLYLAAQNAALSAGAFVVCGTAMYYFFKSIFTDSFTFKFKRKVVRSIVEECGLAYYPGEYVESDYLYMIYDFDIDKYSGNDLIFGQIEGVRVKFSDVEAISIKEDLRGNKTHRVLFAGILFVADFPKRLKGVTQICSGMDDFRDYGGKRARMDDAEFERLFRVYTTDQIEARYALTPSLMENLKLLKTRFHRPINIVLTGDKICMAIRTGRDNFEPDLRRPLVGKGANRFYKDEIGGFLRIVEELRLNRKIWLD
- a CDS encoding LemA family protein, which translates into the protein MYIVLGIIAVLALIVISVYNSLVGKRNQVSNIRSGVDTQLKRRFDLIPNLVATVKQYITHERELLENISALRSGIQKAAGDEQRFALNGELSNLISKLNVVVENYPELKANENVMHLQKTLNEIEEQISAARRAYNAAVTDYNNAVEMFPSNIVASWARFHKAAFFEVPKGQDDPHDVHELFNR
- the aroC gene encoding chorismate synthase → MNTFGRKLTLTTFGESHAAAIGGVLDGFPAGVRIDLNFIQSELDKRKPGGSKFATARSEGDRVEILSGVFDGLSSGTPIGFIIRNENQKSGDYENLRELFRPGHADYAYYRKFGIRDHRGGGRSSARETAVRVAGGALAQILLSEFGISVQSGVASVGEISCGERLDFGLAARSEIFSLGNEEAMKEEILKAKHEHDSVGASVVTVIRGAPAGLGEGLYYKFDAAITAAMMGINGVKAVEIGEGVNASKMRGSQNNDSMGATYAGGRVNLNGGKFNECKNETDGEACRSSNSDKKFGFASNHAGGTLGGMTSGQEVVIKTHFKPTPSIFLSQATQNVRGEDTLCELRGRHDPCIGVRGSVVATAMARLVTADMLLLNLSANLANLKKIYG
- the rnc gene encoding ribonuclease III is translated as MRNLEEKLGYKFKDEKLLKTALTHKSVKGGANNERLEFLGDAVMDLVIGDYLFHKFSRLSEGDLSKLRAALVNEKSFAELAKYLNLGQLINISPAEEHNGGRLKASILSDAFEALMGAIYLESGFDAVRAASLKAFERCYPDINFDRMVKDYKTALQELTQARFAEIPKYVLVGSKGPDHKKEFEIALMLNEREISRAAGKSKKEAEQKAAKTALEILGEGK
- the rnhA gene encoding ribonuclease HI; translated protein: MKTVCLFSDGSCLDNPGPGGWAYILEYGEHKKTASGGQAHTTNNQMELRAAIEGLKALKQPCRVKLYTDSSYVANAVNAWLEGWVKKNFKNVKNVPLWQEYLVASEPHEVEAIWVKGHAGHQQNELCDEMAREKAVKIKNSLKGE